One segment of Pseudomonas asgharzadehiana DNA contains the following:
- the tcyL gene encoding cystine ABC transporter permease, whose translation MEAGFQLALDSAPFLLKGAYYTVILSLGGMFFGLLLGFGLALMRLSRFKLLRLPARVYVSFFRGTPLLVQLFLIYYGLPQVGIELDPIPAAMIGFSLNMAAYACEILRAAIASIERGQWEAAASIGMTRAQTLRRAILPQAMRTALPPLGNSFISLVKDTALAATIQVPELFRQAQLVSARTFEIFTMYLSAALIYWVLASILAHFQNRLEDRVNRHDLES comes from the coding sequence ATGGAAGCAGGTTTCCAACTCGCGCTGGACTCCGCGCCCTTTTTGCTCAAGGGCGCGTATTACACGGTGATTCTTAGCCTTGGCGGGATGTTTTTCGGCTTGCTGCTGGGCTTCGGCCTGGCCTTGATGCGTCTGTCGCGCTTCAAGCTGCTGCGCTTGCCCGCCCGGGTCTACGTGTCGTTCTTTCGCGGCACGCCCTTGCTGGTACAGCTGTTTTTGATCTACTACGGCTTGCCGCAAGTGGGCATCGAGCTGGATCCGATTCCGGCTGCCATGATCGGTTTTTCGCTGAACATGGCCGCTTACGCCTGTGAAATCCTGCGGGCCGCCATCGCCTCCATCGAGCGTGGCCAGTGGGAAGCCGCGGCCAGTATCGGCATGACCCGCGCGCAGACCCTGCGCCGGGCCATCCTGCCGCAGGCCATGCGCACCGCCCTACCACCGTTGGGCAACAGCTTTATTTCGCTGGTCAAGGACACGGCGCTGGCCGCGACCATCCAGGTGCCCGAGCTGTTTCGCCAGGCGCAACTGGTGTCGGCGCGCACCTTCGAAATTTTCACCATGTATCTGTCCGCAGCCCTGATCTACTGGGTGCTGGCGAGCATCCTGGCGCATTTTCAAAATCGTCTGGAAGACCGGGTCAACCGGCATGACCTGGAGTCCTGA
- the tcyJ gene encoding cystine ABC transporter substrate-binding protein, which translates to MTISVFRRTLLVGTLGLALGAGWLGQAVAGEQLATIKKAGEIKIGLEGTYPPFSFVDESGKLSGFEVELSEALAKELGVKVKLQATPWDGILAALESKRLDAVVNQVTISEERKKKYDFSKPYTVSGIQALVLKKNVDTIKTANDLAGKKVGVGLGTNYEQWLKDNQPKAIIKTYNDDPTKFQDLRIGRIDAILIDRLAALEYAKKAPDTAAAGDAFSRQESGIALRKGEPELLDAVNKALDKLRADGTLKKLSEKYFNADVTQ; encoded by the coding sequence ATGACTATTTCTGTATTCCGTCGCACGTTGCTGGTTGGCACTTTGGGTCTGGCGCTGGGCGCCGGTTGGCTGGGCCAAGCGGTTGCCGGCGAACAACTGGCCACTATCAAAAAGGCCGGCGAGATCAAGATTGGCCTGGAAGGCACCTACCCACCGTTCAGCTTCGTCGATGAAAGCGGCAAGCTCAGCGGTTTCGAAGTGGAGCTGTCCGAAGCCCTGGCCAAAGAGCTGGGTGTGAAGGTCAAGCTGCAGGCCACGCCATGGGACGGCATCCTCGCTGCCCTGGAGTCCAAGCGCCTGGACGCGGTGGTCAACCAAGTCACCATCTCTGAAGAGCGTAAGAAGAAGTACGACTTCTCCAAGCCCTATACCGTTTCCGGCATCCAGGCGCTGGTGCTGAAGAAAAACGTCGACACGATCAAGACTGCCAACGATCTGGCCGGCAAGAAAGTCGGCGTAGGCCTGGGCACCAACTATGAACAATGGCTCAAGGACAACCAACCCAAAGCCATCATCAAGACCTACAACGACGACCCGACCAAATTTCAGGACCTGCGCATCGGCCGCATTGACGCCATCCTGATCGACCGCCTGGCCGCCCTGGAATACGCCAAGAAAGCCCCAGACACGGCCGCCGCCGGCGACGCCTTCTCGCGTCAGGAATCCGGTATCGCCCTGCGCAAAGGCGAGCCTGAACTGCTGGACGCGGTGAACAAGGCCCTCGACAAGCTGCGCGCCGATGGCACCTTGAAGAAGCTCTCCGAGAAGTACTTCAACGCTGACGTCACTCAATAA
- a CDS encoding D-cysteine desulfhydrase, with translation MIKQQLDRFNRLDLLGGVTALEKLERLSTWLGRDIYVKRDDTTPLAMGGNKLRKLEYLAADAIAQGADTLVTAGAIQSNHVRQTAALAARLGLGCAALLENPTGTEDPNYLGNGNRLLLELFDAKVELVENLDNVDDQLNALADRLRSNGKKPYLVPIGGSNALGALGYVRAGLELAAQIEDSGLEFAAVVLASGSAGTHSGLALALSEALPNLPVVGITVSRTDEAQRPKVQGLAERTAELLGVGIPDAFKVILWDEYFGPRYGEPNAGTLAAIKLLASQEGLLLDPVYTGKAMAGLLDGIGRQRFEDGPIIFLHTGGAPALFAYNSVFN, from the coding sequence ATGATCAAGCAACAGCTCGACCGCTTTAACCGTCTGGACCTGCTGGGCGGCGTCACTGCCCTGGAAAAACTCGAACGGCTGTCGACCTGGCTGGGCCGGGACATCTACGTCAAGCGCGATGACACCACGCCACTGGCCATGGGCGGCAACAAACTGCGCAAACTCGAATACCTGGCGGCCGACGCCATCGCCCAGGGCGCCGATACCTTGGTGACCGCCGGCGCCATCCAGTCCAACCACGTACGCCAAACCGCCGCGCTGGCCGCCAGGCTCGGCCTGGGCTGCGCCGCCCTGCTGGAAAACCCTACCGGTACCGAAGACCCCAACTACCTCGGCAATGGCAACCGCCTGCTGCTGGAACTGTTCGACGCCAAGGTCGAACTGGTAGAGAACCTCGACAACGTCGACGACCAGCTCAATGCCCTCGCCGACCGCCTGCGCAGCAACGGCAAGAAGCCGTACCTGGTGCCCATCGGCGGCTCCAATGCGCTCGGCGCCCTGGGTTACGTGCGCGCGGGCCTGGAACTGGCCGCACAGATCGAAGACAGCGGCCTGGAATTCGCTGCCGTGGTGTTGGCCTCCGGCAGCGCCGGCACCCACAGCGGCCTGGCATTGGCGTTGAGCGAAGCGCTGCCGAACCTGCCGGTGGTGGGCATCACCGTGTCGCGCACCGACGAAGCCCAGCGCCCGAAAGTGCAGGGCCTGGCCGAGCGCACGGCCGAGTTGCTCGGCGTGGGCATCCCCGACGCGTTCAAGGTGATTCTGTGGGACGAATACTTCGGGCCCCGCTACGGCGAGCCGAATGCCGGCACCCTGGCCGCGATCAAACTTTTGGCCAGCCAGGAAGGTCTGCTGTTGGACCCGGTCTATACGGGCAAGGCCATGGCCGGTCTGCTCGATGGCATCGGGCGTCAGCGGTTTGAAGACGGGCCGATCATTTTCCTGCACACCGGCGGGGCGCCGGCGTTGTTTGCGTACAACTCAGTTTTCAACTGA
- the epsC gene encoding serine O-acetyltransferase EpsC: MSERSSHWQLQTIVSQLRGARDQWRTRNGRLSGEHGGRELPSREAVAQILEALCGALFPMRLGPADLREESEDFYVGHTLDVALNALLAQARLELRYAARQGGQDDSRLDAHAIRLIQDFALALPSLRSLLDTDVLAAYHGDPAARSVDEVLLCYPGILAVIHHRLAHHLYRAGLPLLARIIAEIAHSATGIDIHPGAQVGPSFFIDHGTGVVIGETAIIGERVRIYQAVTLGAKRFPADEDGQLQKGHPRHPIVEDDVVIYAGATILGRITIGKGSTIGGNVWLTRSVPAEANITQANLQHDDGAQK; encoded by the coding sequence GTGAGTGAGCGTTCCAGCCATTGGCAATTACAGACCATCGTCAGCCAACTGCGCGGCGCCCGCGACCAATGGCGAACGCGCAACGGCCGGTTGAGCGGCGAGCATGGTGGCCGCGAATTGCCTTCGCGCGAGGCGGTGGCGCAGATCCTTGAAGCGCTGTGCGGGGCGCTGTTCCCGATGCGCCTGGGGCCGGCGGATTTACGCGAAGAGAGCGAAGACTTTTACGTCGGTCACACCCTCGACGTGGCACTCAACGCCTTGCTCGCCCAGGCGCGCCTGGAGCTGCGTTATGCCGCGCGCCAGGGTGGCCAGGATGACAGCCGGCTCGATGCCCATGCCATTCGCCTGATCCAGGATTTCGCGCTGGCCTTGCCTTCGTTGCGCAGCCTGCTGGACACCGATGTGCTGGCCGCGTACCACGGCGACCCCGCTGCGCGTAGCGTGGATGAAGTGCTGCTGTGCTACCCGGGGATCCTGGCGGTGATTCACCATCGCCTGGCCCACCACCTGTACCGCGCCGGCTTGCCGCTGCTGGCGCGGATCATCGCGGAAATCGCCCACTCGGCCACCGGCATCGATATCCACCCCGGCGCGCAGGTCGGCCCGAGCTTCTTCATCGACCACGGCACGGGCGTGGTGATCGGCGAGACCGCGATCATCGGCGAGCGGGTGCGTATCTACCAGGCCGTGACATTGGGCGCCAAACGCTTCCCGGCGGACGAGGATGGGCAATTGCAGAAAGGTCATCCGCGCCACCCTATCGTCGAGGATGACGTGGTGATCTATGCCGGGGCGACGATCCTGGGGCGCATCACCATCGGCAAGGGCTCGACCATTGGCGGCAATGTGTGGCTGACCCGCAGCGTACCGGCCGAGGCGAACATCACGCAGGCGAACTTGCAGCATGACGATGGCGCGCAGAAGTAA
- the betT gene encoding choline transporter BetT gives MNAPVFYFAATFILLFGITVIAIPQQAGAWLLAAQNWAANTVGWYYMLAMTLYLVFVVVTALSGYGKIKLGADHDEPEFSYLSWAGMLFAAGISITLFFFCVSEPLTHLVQPPQGAPMNADAARQAMQVLFLHWGLHGWGVFAFVGMALAYFAYRHNLPLALRSALYPLIGKRINGPIGYAVDGFGIIATVFGLGADMGFGVLHLNSGLDYLFGIAHTQWIQVGLITLMMGAAILVAVAGVDKGVRVMSDINMLLACALLLFVLFAGPTQHLLNTLIQNIGDYLGALPTKSFDVYAYDKPSDWLGGWTVFYWAWWIAWSPFVGLFIARISRGRTIREFVFGVLLIPLGFTLAWMSIFGNSAIDQVLNHGMAALGQSAIDDPSMSLYLLLETYPWSKTVIAVTVFISFVFFVTSADSGTVVLSTLSSKGGNADEDGPKWLRVFWGAMTALVTSALLFAGSIDSLKSAVVLTSLPFSLILLLMMWGLHKAFYLESQKQIAQLHSLAPISASRKGRGGWRQRLSQAVHFPSRDEVYRFLDSTVRPAIEEVTAVFVEKGLSVVAQPDPANDSVSLEIGHGEEHPFIYQVQMRGYFTPSFARGGMGSKEINNRRYYRAEVHLSEGSQDYDLVGYTKEQIINDILDQYERHLQFLHLVR, from the coding sequence ATGAATGCGCCGGTTTTCTACTTTGCCGCTACCTTCATTTTGCTGTTCGGCATCACGGTCATCGCTATCCCGCAACAGGCCGGTGCCTGGTTGCTGGCGGCGCAAAACTGGGCGGCCAATACGGTCGGCTGGTACTACATGCTGGCGATGACCCTGTATCTGGTCTTCGTGGTGGTCACCGCGTTATCGGGCTACGGCAAGATAAAACTCGGTGCCGACCACGACGAGCCCGAATTCAGTTACTTGTCTTGGGCCGGCATGCTGTTCGCCGCCGGCATCAGCATCACGCTGTTTTTCTTCTGCGTGTCCGAGCCGCTGACGCACCTGGTGCAACCGCCCCAGGGCGCGCCAATGAACGCTGACGCCGCGCGCCAGGCCATGCAGGTGCTGTTTCTGCACTGGGGCCTGCACGGCTGGGGCGTGTTTGCGTTCGTCGGCATGGCCCTGGCGTATTTCGCCTACCGGCATAACCTGCCGCTGGCGTTGCGCTCGGCGCTGTACCCGCTGATCGGCAAGCGCATCAACGGCCCCATTGGTTATGCGGTGGATGGCTTCGGCATCATTGCCACGGTATTCGGCCTGGGCGCCGACATGGGCTTTGGTGTGTTGCACCTCAACTCGGGTCTGGACTACCTCTTCGGCATCGCCCACACCCAATGGATCCAGGTCGGCCTGATCACCCTGATGATGGGCGCGGCGATCCTGGTCGCGGTGGCCGGCGTCGACAAGGGCGTGCGGGTGATGTCCGATATCAACATGCTGCTGGCCTGCGCGCTGCTGCTGTTCGTGTTGTTCGCCGGGCCTACCCAGCACTTGCTCAATACCCTGATCCAGAACATCGGCGACTACCTTGGCGCCTTGCCGACCAAGAGCTTCGACGTGTACGCCTACGACAAACCCAGCGACTGGCTGGGCGGTTGGACGGTGTTCTATTGGGCCTGGTGGATCGCATGGTCGCCGTTCGTGGGCCTGTTTATCGCACGCATTTCCCGTGGCCGTACCATCCGTGAATTCGTGTTCGGCGTACTCCTGATCCCGCTGGGTTTCACCCTGGCGTGGATGTCGATCTTCGGCAACAGCGCCATCGACCAGGTACTCAACCACGGCATGGCGGCGCTCGGTCAGTCGGCCATCGATGATCCGTCGATGAGCCTCTACCTGCTGCTGGAAACCTACCCGTGGAGCAAAACCGTCATTGCGGTGACGGTGTTTATCAGCTTCGTATTCTTCGTCACCTCGGCGGACTCGGGCACCGTTGTGCTGTCGACCTTGTCGTCCAAGGGCGGCAACGCCGATGAAGACGGGCCGAAATGGCTGCGCGTGTTCTGGGGCGCAATGACCGCGCTGGTCACCAGTGCCTTGCTGTTTGCCGGCAGTATCGACTCGTTGAAATCGGCGGTGGTGCTGACTTCGTTGCCGTTCTCGCTGATCCTGCTGTTGATGATGTGGGGCCTGCACAAAGCCTTCTATCTCGAGTCGCAAAAGCAGATTGCACAATTGCATTCGCTGGCGCCGATCTCGGCCTCGCGTAAAGGCAGGGGCGGCTGGCGCCAGCGCTTGAGCCAGGCAGTGCACTTCCCGTCGCGCGACGAGGTGTATCGCTTCCTTGACTCGACGGTACGCCCGGCAATTGAAGAAGTGACCGCTGTGTTCGTCGAAAAGGGCCTGAGCGTGGTCGCTCAGCCGGACCCGGCCAACGACAGCGTCAGCCTGGAAATCGGCCATGGCGAGGAGCACCCGTTCATCTACCAGGTGCAGATGCGCGGCTATTTCACACCGTCGTTCGCCCGTGGCGGCATGGGTTCCAAAGAGATCAACAACCGCCGCTATTACCGCGCGGAAGTGCACCTGAGCGAGGGCAGCCAGGACTACGACCTGGTCGGCTATACCAAGGAACAGATCATTAACGACATCCTCGATCAGTACGAGCGGCACCTGCAGTTCCTGCACTTGGTGCGCTGA
- the mgrA gene encoding L-glyceraldehyde 3-phosphate reductase has translation MTYIAAENRYESIPYRRVGRSGLVLPALSLGLWHNFGDSTPIDTQRALLRTAFDLGINHFDLANNYGPPYGSAEINFGRLLREDFKHYRDELIISSKAGWDMWPGPYGQGGGSRKYVLASLDQSLQRMGVDYVDIFYSHRFDADTPLEETASALATAVQQGKALYIGISSYSGVKTREMAALLKAWKVPLLIHQPAYNLLNRWVEKDLLDTTEELGAGVIAFTPLAQGLLTDKYLNGVPADARVNRPGGGSLQAGHLSEANIAHVRALNEIAQRRGQSLAQLALAWTLRDPRVTSALIGASRPEQIIENVGALKNLSFTAEELAEIDRFAQEGGINLWEKPSTAE, from the coding sequence ATGACGTACATTGCAGCCGAAAACCGCTATGAATCTATCCCGTATCGCCGCGTAGGCCGCAGTGGACTGGTGCTACCCGCACTGTCCCTGGGGCTGTGGCACAACTTTGGCGACAGCACCCCGATCGACACCCAGCGCGCCCTGCTGCGCACCGCCTTCGACCTGGGGATCAACCACTTCGACCTGGCCAACAACTATGGCCCGCCCTATGGCAGCGCCGAGATCAATTTCGGCCGGCTGCTGCGCGAAGACTTCAAGCACTACCGCGATGAATTGATCATCTCCAGCAAAGCCGGTTGGGACATGTGGCCAGGCCCTTATGGCCAGGGCGGTGGCTCGCGCAAATACGTATTGGCCAGCCTCGACCAGAGCCTGCAGCGAATGGGCGTCGACTATGTGGATATTTTCTACTCCCACCGTTTTGACGCCGACACGCCCCTGGAAGAAACCGCCAGCGCCCTTGCCACTGCCGTACAACAGGGCAAGGCGTTGTACATCGGTATCTCTTCGTATTCCGGTGTAAAAACCCGTGAAATGGCGGCGCTGCTCAAAGCGTGGAAAGTGCCGTTGCTGATCCACCAACCGGCCTACAACCTGCTCAACCGCTGGGTGGAAAAAGACCTGCTGGACACCACCGAAGAACTCGGTGCCGGGGTGATCGCTTTCACGCCGCTGGCCCAGGGGTTGTTGACCGACAAATACCTCAACGGCGTGCCCGCTGACGCGCGGGTCAATCGCCCGGGTGGCGGTTCTTTGCAGGCCGGGCATCTGTCCGAAGCCAACATCGCCCATGTGCGTGCGCTGAATGAAATTGCCCAGCGCCGTGGCCAGAGCCTGGCGCAACTGGCGTTGGCCTGGACCCTGCGCGACCCACGGGTAACCAGTGCGCTGATCGGCGCGAGCCGGCCGGAGCAGATTATCGAGAACGTCGGTGCGTTGAAGAACTTGAGCTTCACTGCCGAGGAGTTGGCAGAGATCGACCGGTTTGCGCAGGAAGGCGGGATTAACCTTTGGGAAAAACCATCCACGGCTGAATAG
- the tauD gene encoding taurine dioxygenase produces the protein MTGLTVTPLSIALGAQISGVDITQPLSAEHRDAIEHALLSHSVLFFRDQAITPQQQARFAAHFGDLHIHPIYPNVAEQPEVLVLDTAVTDVRDNAVWHTDVTFLPTPALGAVLSAKLLPAFGGDTLWASGFAAYAALSEPLKALLNGLTATHDFTKSFPLERFGNTAEDVVRWEETRRKNPPLSHPVVRTHPVSGRKSLFINEGFTTRINELEPAESEAILKLLFAHATRPEFTIRWRWQENDVAFWDNRATQHYAVDDYRPQRRVMHRATILGDAPF, from the coding sequence ATGACCGGCCTGACCGTTACCCCATTGAGCATCGCCCTGGGCGCCCAGATCAGCGGCGTCGATATCACCCAGCCGCTGAGTGCCGAACATCGCGACGCCATCGAACACGCGTTGCTCAGCCACTCGGTGCTGTTCTTTCGCGACCAAGCCATCACGCCGCAGCAACAGGCGCGATTCGCCGCGCATTTCGGCGACCTGCACATTCACCCGATCTACCCCAACGTGGCGGAACAGCCCGAAGTGCTGGTCCTCGACACGGCCGTCACTGACGTGCGCGACAATGCCGTGTGGCATACCGATGTGACCTTCCTGCCGACCCCGGCGCTCGGCGCGGTGCTCAGTGCCAAGCTGCTGCCAGCGTTTGGCGGCGACACCTTGTGGGCCAGTGGGTTTGCGGCCTATGCGGCGTTGTCCGAGCCGCTCAAGGCGCTGCTCAACGGCCTCACCGCTACCCACGACTTCACCAAGTCCTTTCCGCTGGAGCGCTTCGGCAACACGGCCGAAGACGTGGTGCGCTGGGAAGAAACCCGCCGCAAAAACCCACCGTTGTCGCACCCAGTAGTGCGCACGCATCCGGTCAGCGGGCGCAAGTCGCTGTTTATCAACGAGGGCTTCACCACCAGGATCAACGAACTGGAACCGGCCGAGAGCGAGGCGATTCTCAAGCTGCTGTTCGCCCACGCGACGCGACCGGAGTTCACCATCCGTTGGCGCTGGCAGGAGAATGACGTGGCGTTCTGGGATAACCGCGCGACCCAGCATTACGCGGTGGATGACTACCGGCCGCAGCGGCGGGTGATGCATCGGGCGACGATATTGGGCGACGCACCGTTCTAG
- the tauC gene encoding taurine ABC transporter permease TauC, which yields MSSYELPATVAKPPAHMAIAVRRNLSTRWVSVLTLAALLTLWWAVTATGLIEPLFLPPPSAVLQKGWLLATTGYMDATLWQHLGASLNRIGLGLGFAVLTAVPVGIAIGSNRIARGILDPLIEFYRPIPPLAYLPLIVIWCGIGELSKVLLIYLAIFAPIAIATATGVRTVDPAKLRAAQSLGASRAQLIRHVILPSALPDILTGVRIGLGVGWSTLVAAELIAATSGLGFMVQSAAQFLVTDVVVLGILVIALIAFAMEMSLRALQRKLVPWHGQAH from the coding sequence ATGAGCAGCTATGAACTCCCCGCCACTGTCGCCAAGCCGCCGGCGCACATGGCGATCGCGGTGCGTCGCAACCTGAGTACCCGCTGGGTCAGCGTGCTGACCCTGGCGGCATTGCTGACGCTTTGGTGGGCCGTCACCGCCACTGGTTTGATCGAACCGCTGTTCCTGCCACCACCGTCTGCGGTGCTGCAAAAAGGCTGGCTGCTGGCGACCACCGGTTATATGGACGCCACCTTGTGGCAGCACCTGGGCGCAAGCCTCAACCGTATCGGCCTGGGTTTGGGCTTTGCAGTGCTCACCGCCGTTCCGGTGGGGATCGCCATCGGTTCCAATCGCATTGCGCGCGGCATTCTTGATCCGTTGATCGAGTTCTACCGGCCGATACCGCCCCTGGCTTACTTGCCGTTGATCGTGATCTGGTGCGGCATCGGCGAGCTGTCCAAGGTGCTGCTGATTTACCTGGCGATCTTTGCACCAATCGCCATCGCGACCGCGACGGGCGTGCGCACTGTCGACCCGGCCAAACTGCGCGCGGCGCAATCGCTGGGCGCGAGCCGTGCCCAGTTGATTCGCCACGTGATCCTGCCCAGCGCCCTGCCCGACATCCTCACCGGTGTGCGCATCGGCCTGGGCGTGGGCTGGTCGACCTTGGTGGCTGCCGAGCTGATCGCCGCCACCAGCGGCCTGGGTTTCATGGTGCAGTCGGCGGCGCAGTTCCTGGTCACCGACGTGGTGGTGCTGGGGATCCTGGTCATCGCCCTGATTGCCTTCGCGATGGAAATGAGCCTGCGCGCCCTGCAGCGCAAACTGGTGCCCTGGCATGGCCAGGCACATTGA
- the tauB gene encoding taurine ABC transporter ATP-binding subunit, giving the protein MALLQLERISAQYPGAPEPVLADISLELGPQQLLVALGPSGSGKTSLLNLIAGFVEPCAGRITLDGVPVKGPSAERGVVFQDDALLPWQDVLANVGFGLELAGVAKAQREARAREMLALVDLAGFDNRRIWQLSGGQKQRVGLARALAADPRVLLMDEPFGALDAFTREQMQELLLQVWRRTAKPVFLITHDIEEAVFLATDLILLAPNPGQVVERLQLDFGQRYAAGESARAIKSDPRFIETREHVLGRVFSQRQVSA; this is encoded by the coding sequence ATGGCCTTGCTACAACTGGAGCGCATCAGCGCACAGTACCCAGGCGCCCCGGAACCGGTACTGGCAGATATTTCACTTGAGCTTGGGCCCCAGCAATTACTGGTCGCCCTGGGCCCTTCCGGCAGTGGCAAGACCTCGCTGTTGAACCTGATTGCCGGTTTTGTCGAACCCTGCGCCGGGCGCATCACCCTTGATGGCGTACCGGTCAAAGGCCCGAGCGCCGAACGTGGCGTGGTGTTCCAGGACGACGCGTTGCTGCCCTGGCAGGACGTGCTGGCCAACGTCGGTTTCGGCCTGGAGTTGGCCGGTGTAGCCAAGGCGCAGCGTGAAGCGCGTGCGCGAGAAATGCTCGCCCTGGTGGACCTGGCCGGCTTCGACAACCGCCGTATCTGGCAGCTTTCCGGTGGCCAGAAACAACGTGTCGGCCTGGCCCGCGCCTTGGCGGCCGACCCGCGCGTGCTGCTGATGGACGAACCCTTCGGCGCCCTCGATGCGTTCACCCGCGAACAGATGCAGGAGCTGCTGCTGCAAGTCTGGCGGCGCACGGCCAAGCCGGTGTTCCTGATTACCCATGACATCGAAGAGGCGGTGTTTCTGGCCACCGATCTGATCCTGCTGGCGCCCAACCCCGGTCAGGTCGTCGAGCGCCTGCAACTGGACTTCGGCCAACGCTACGCGGCCGGCGAATCGGCACGGGCGATCAAGTCCGACCCGCGTTTTATCGAAACCCGCGAGCACGTGCTGGGCAGAGTATTTTCGCAACGGCAGGTATCCGCATGA
- the tauA gene encoding taurine ABC transporter substrate-binding protein codes for MKLLTPLRLLAALSLAGASLFAQAADVTIAYQTTVDPAKVAQADGAYEKATHAKIDWRKFDNGADIIAAIASGDVQIGYLGSSPLTAAITRKVPVQTFLVATQIGGAEALVARDGSGINSPQDLIGKKVAVPFVSTGHYSLLAALKHWNIDPSKVTILNLAPPAIIAAWKRGDIDATYVWDPALGVAKENGKVLITSGELAKFGAPTFDAWIVRKDFAEKHPEIVTAFAKVTLDAYAQYRKDPQAWLADKSNVDKLVKLSGAKASDIPLLLQGNVYPLAADQVTLLGAPTTKAVTDTAAFLKEQGKVDAVLPDYAPYINAKFITN; via the coding sequence TTGAAACTGCTGACCCCTCTGCGCCTTCTGGCCGCATTGTCCCTGGCCGGTGCCAGCCTGTTTGCCCAGGCGGCGGATGTGACCATCGCCTACCAGACCACCGTAGACCCCGCCAAGGTCGCCCAGGCCGATGGCGCCTATGAAAAAGCCACCCACGCCAAAATAGACTGGCGCAAATTCGACAACGGTGCCGACATCATTGCCGCCATCGCCTCGGGCGACGTACAGATCGGCTATCTCGGCTCCAGCCCGCTGACCGCCGCGATCACCCGCAAAGTGCCGGTGCAGACCTTTCTGGTCGCCACCCAGATCGGCGGTGCCGAGGCCTTGGTAGCGCGCGACGGTTCCGGCATCAACAGCCCACAGGACCTGATCGGCAAAAAGGTCGCCGTGCCGTTCGTATCCACCGGCCACTACAGCCTGCTGGCCGCGTTGAAGCACTGGAACATCGACCCGTCGAAAGTCACGATTCTCAACCTCGCGCCTCCGGCGATCATCGCCGCCTGGAAGCGCGGTGATATCGACGCCACCTATGTGTGGGACCCAGCCCTGGGCGTGGCCAAGGAAAACGGCAAAGTGTTGATCACCTCCGGCGAACTGGCCAAGTTCGGCGCACCGACGTTCGACGCGTGGATCGTGCGCAAGGATTTCGCCGAGAAGCACCCGGAAATCGTCACTGCCTTCGCCAAAGTCACGCTGGACGCCTACGCCCAATACCGCAAAGACCCACAAGCCTGGCTCGCCGACAAAAGCAACGTCGACAAACTGGTAAAGCTCTCCGGTGCCAAGGCCAGCGACATTCCGTTGCTGCTGCAAGGCAACGTCTACCCGCTGGCCGCGGACCAAGTGACCTTGCTCGGCGCACCGACCACCAAGGCCGTGACCGATACCGCCGCATTCCTCAAGGAACAAGGCAAAGTCGACGCCGTGCTGCCGGACTACGCCCCTTACATCAACGCCAAGTTCATCACCAACTGA